A DNA window from Argiope bruennichi chromosome X2, qqArgBrue1.1, whole genome shotgun sequence contains the following coding sequences:
- the LOC129960586 gene encoding titin-like, which yields MLIFFIVLYVLTGVQGKAFPSRYKRDYEASYHYIPVEEGIVQLPARYSPENLPNYQDYVPGYIQANGHDWSAYYHQPMVPQPIQDPYSNANERHKMKAEHTWHFIDQNHFPVTQYLDGRYLESDVETPNVIEALVKKEVIEKHGTEYDNPIVVEALVKRGHTDHENGENPAINEFLTIKENPIKYKYDGNTIVMDSIIKRPDVYEYKNKFSNLDLLTEKRKPSVSYDPDKILSAPYDASELSVVLDSKRKKDKAVMVESSTSYYKPIKEKPIKEKPIKEKPIKEKPIKEKPIKEKPIKEKPIKEKPIKEKPIKEKPIKEKPIKEKPIKEKPIKEKPIKEKPIKEKPIKEKPIKEKPIKEKPIKEKPIKEKPIKDIPFTSSIESELPVVVDSLSKKDKSVKVEPSTSYSMYEPIKKVPFISSIESELPVVVDSLSKKDKPVKVEPSTSYSMYEPIKKVPFTSSIESELPVVVDSLSKKDKPVKVEPSTSYSMYEPIKKVPFTSSIESELPVVEDSLSKKDKPVKVEPSTSYSMYEPIKKVPFTSSIESELPVVVDSLSKKDKPVKVEPSTSYSMYEPIKKVPFTSSIESELPVVVDSLSKKDKPVKVEPSTSYSMYEPIKKVPFSSSIESELPVVVDSLSKKDKPVKVEPSTSYSMYEPIKKVPFSSSIESELPVVVDSLSKKDKPVKVEPSTSYSMYEPIKKVPFSSSIESELPVVVDSLSKKDKPVKVEPSTSYSMYEPIKKVPFTSSIESELPVVVDSLSKKDKPVKVEPSTSYSMYEPIKKVPFSSSIESELPVVVDSLSKKDKPVKVEPSTSYSMYEPIKKVPFTSSIESELPVVVDSLSKKDKPVKVEPSTSYSMYEPIKKVPFTSSIESELPVVVDSLSKKDKPVKVEPSTSYSMYEPIKKVPFTSSIESELPVVVDSLSKKDKPVKVEPSTSYSMYEPIKKVPFTSSIESELPVVVDSLSKKDKPVKVEPSTSYSMYEPIKKVPFSSSIESELPVVVDSLSKKDKPVKVEPSTSYSMYEPIKKVPFSSSIESELPVVVDSLSKKDKPVKVEPSTSYSMYEPIKKVPFSSSIESELPVVVDSLSKKDKPVKVEPSTSYSMYEPIKKVPFTSSIESELPVVVDSLSKKDKPVKVEPSTSYSMYEPIKKVPFTSSIESELPVVVDSLSKKDKPVKVEPSTSYSMYEPIKKVPFTSSIESELPVVVDSLSKKDKPVKVEPSTSYSMYEPIKKVPFTSATKSELPVVVDYLKDKSVIVEPAASYMYKSVKAKPFKDGNVVIDAPNYSVGFDSFYKLKEPEHEAPVVVEALVRREKPTFQVENFERPVVIEALVRRNPTYENKRIKEDEVLPRNLPQPIKESILSTDNENFNIPVIEALTFEEGIDSNKNSKQESITFGETHGFNDSDMDNMDENGDDGSAIGFDKSRFARSLPVNSDVFSILTNVKEKEKFKFKSCVTPKNETGNCMPIQQCSVSSIISNIDELLRNVCLVDEVFIGVCCPEFPVETVRVDWEELKPNKAILNEKKSSQILKECGRLPLMVTNRDPWPWMASLIAKSSDKIFCGGALIQEQYVLTAAHCTIRIPRNQILVRLGRPASENRSEPDFEVIEIKRHAGYNPRTMQNDIALLKLSRPVQLGDFRRVVCLSEENESKEGLVNESASLLRWKETPGEIKDVEPLLVISPRECQSRMRTAISDSILCTEPRTDETMCNADSGAPLIIAKDDKFEVIGILTWNRNDCDERFPTVFTRISSYRRWIEKLAS from the exons atgctGATATTCTTTATCGTGCTGTATGTTTTGACTGGAGTTCAGGGGAAAGCGTTCCCTAGTAGGTACAAAAGAGATTACGAGG ccaGTTATCACTATATTCCAGTTGAAGAAGGCATCGTACAACTGCCAGCAAGGTATTCTCCAGAAAATCTTCCAAATTACCAAGATTATGTACCAGGATATATTCAAGCGAATGGGCATGACTGGTCTGCGTATTATCACCAACCGATGGTTCCTCAACCAATACAAGACCCATATTCTAATGCAAATGAGCGCCATAAGATGAAAGCGGAACACACCTGGCATTTCATTGACCAAAATCATTTTCCTGTAACTCAATACTTGGATGGAAGGTATTTGGAATCCGATGTGGAGACTCCAAATGTCATTGAAGCCCTCGTCAAGAAAGAGGTTATAGAAAAACATGGTACTGAATACGATAATCCTATTGTCGTTGAAGCTCTTGTCAAGAGAGGTCATACAGATCATGAAAATGGCGAAAATCCAGCAATTAATGAATTCTTGACCATCAAAGAAAACCCCATTAAGTATAAATATGATGGTAATACAATTGTGATGGATTCAATTATAAAACGCCCAGATGTTTAcgaatataagaataaattttcaaatttggatcTATTGACTGAAAAACGGAAGCCATCCGTATCTTACGATCCTGACAAAATTCTATCCGCGCCTTATGATGCGTCTGAGCTTTCAGTCGTTTTGGATTctaagagaaaaaaagataaagcaGTCATGGTAGAATCGTCTACATCCTACTACAAGCCTATTAAAGAGAAGCCTATTAAAGAGAAGCCTATTAAAGAGAAGCCTATTAAAGAGAAGCCTATTAAAGAGAAGCCTATTAAAGAGAAGCCTATTAAAGAGAAGCCTATTAAAGAGAAGCCTATTAAAGAGAAGCCTATTAAAGAGAAGCCTATTAAAGAGAAGCCTATTAAAGAGAAGCCTATTAAAGAGAAGCCTATTAAAGAGAAGCCTATTAAAGAGAAGCCTATTAAAGAGAAGCCTATTAAAGAGAAGCCTATTAAAGAGAAGCCTATTAAAGAGAAGCCTATTAAAGAGAAGCCTATTAAAGAGAAGCCTATTAAAGACATACCATTTACCTCTTCCATTGAGAGTGAACTACCGGTCGTCGTGGATTCTCTGAGCAAGAAAGATAAATCCGTGAAGGTTGAGCCGTCTACTTCCTACAGTATGTATGAGCCTATAAAAAAGGTACCATTTATCTCTTCCATTGAGAGTGAACTGCCGGTGGTCGTGGATTCTCTGAGCAAGAAAGATAAACCCGTGAAGGTTGAGCCGTCTACTTCCTACAGTATGTATGAGCCCATAAAAAAGGTACCATTTACCTCTTCCATTGAGAGTGAACTGCCGGTCGTCGTGGATTCTCTGAGCAAGAAAGATAAACCCGTCAAGGTTGAGCCGTCTACTTCCTACAGTATGTATGAGCCTATAAAAAAGGTACCATTTACCTCTTCCATTGAGAGTGAACTGCCGGTCGTCGAGGATTCTCTGAGCAAGAAAGATAAACCCGTGAAGGTTGAGCCGTCTACTTCCTACAGTATGTATGAGCCTATAAAAAAGGTACCATTTACCTCTTCCATTGAGAGTGAACTGCCGGTCGTCGTGGATTCTCTGAGCAAGAAAGATAAACCCGTCAAGGTTGAGCCGTCTACTTCCTACAGTATGTATGAGCCTATAAAAAAGGTACCATTTACCTCTTCCATTGAGAGTGAACTGCCGGTCGTCGTGGATTCTCTGAGCAAGAAAGATAAACCCGTGAAGGTTGAGCCGTCTACTTCCTACAGTATGTATGAGCCTATAAAAAAGGTACCATTTTCCTCTTCCATTGAGAGTGAACTGCCGGTCGTCGTGGATTCTCTGAGCAAGAAAGATAAACCCGTGAAGGTTGAGCCGTCTACTTCCTACAGTATGTATGAGCCTATAAAAAAGGTACCATTTTCCTCTTCCATTGAGAGTGAACTGCCGGTCGTCGTGGATTCTCTGAGCAAGAAAGATAAACCCGTGAAGGTTGAGCCGTCTACTTCCTACAGTATGTATGAGCCTATAAAAAAGGTACCATTTTCCTCTTCCATTGAGAGTGAACTGCCGGTCGTCGTGGATTCTCTGAGCAAGAAAGATAAACCCGTGAAGGTTGAGCCGTCTACTTCCTACAGTATGTATGAGCCTATAAAAAAGGTACCATTTACCTCTTCCATTGAGAGTGAACTGCCGGTCGTCGTGGATTCTCTGAGCAAGAAAGATAAACCCGTGAAGGTTGAGCCGTCTACTTCCTACAGTATGTATGAGCCTATAAAAAAGGTACCATTTTCCTCTTCCATTGAGAGTGAACTGCCGGTCGTCGTGGATTCTCTGAGCAAGAAAGATAAACCCGTGAAGGTTGAGCCGTCTACTTCCTACAGTATGTATGAGCCTATAAAAAAGGTACCATTTACCTCTTCCATTGAGAGTGAACTGCCGGTCGTCGTGGATTCTCTGAGCAAGAAAGATAAACCCGTGAAGGTTGAGCCGTCTACTTCCTACAGTATGTATGAGCCTATAAAAAAGGTACCATTTACCTCTTCCATTGAGAGTGAACTGCCGGTCGTCGTGGATTCTCTGAGCAAGAAAGATAAACCCGTGAAGGTCGAGCCGTCTACTTCCTACAGTATGTATGAGCCTATAAAAAAGGTACCATTTACCTCTTCCATTGAGAGTGAACTGCCGGTCGTCGTGGATTCTCTGAGCAAGAAAGATAAACCCGTGAAGGTTGAGCCGTCTACTTCCTACAGTATGTATGAGCCTATAAAAAAGGTACCATTTACCTCTTCCATTGAGAGTGAACTGCCGGTCGTCGTGGATTCTCTGAGCAAGAAAGATAAACCCGTGAAGGTTGAGCCGTCTACTTCCTACAGTATGTATGAGCCTATAAAAAAGGTACCATTTTCCTCTTCCATTGAGAGTGAACTGCCGGTCGTCGTGGATTCTCTGAGCAAGAAAGATAAACCCGTGAAGGTTGAGCCGTCTACTTCCTACAGTATGTATGAGCCTATAAAAAAGGTACCATTTTCCTCTTCCATTGAGAGTGAACTGCCGGTCGTCGTGGATTCTCTGAGCAAGAAAGATAAACCCGTGAAGGTTGAGCCGTCTACTTCCTACAGTATGTATGAGCCTATAAAAAAGGTACCATTTTCCTCTTCCATTGAGAGTGAACTGCCGGTCGTCGTGGATTCTCTGAGCAAGAAAGATAAACCCGTGAAGGTTGAGCCGTCTACTTCCTACAGTATGTATGAGCCTATAAAAAAGGTACCATTTACCTCTTCCATTGAGAGTGAACTGCCGGTCGTCGTGGATTCTCTGAGCAAGAAAGATAAACCCGTGAAGGTCGAGCCGTCTACTTCCTACAGTATGTATGAGCCTATAAAAAAGGTACCATTTACCTCTTCCATTGAGAGTGAACTGCCGGTCGTCGTGGATTCTCTGAGCAAGAAAGATAAACCCGTGAAGGTTGAGCCGTCTACTTCCTACAGTATGTATGAGCCTATAAAAAAGGTACCATTTACCTCTTCCATTGAGAGTGAACTGCCGGTCGTCGTGGATTCTCTGAGCAAGAAAGATAAACCCGTGAAGGTCGAGCCGTCTACTTCCTACAGTATGTATGAGCCTATAAAAAAGGTACCGTTTACGTCTGCTACTAAAAGTGAACTACCTGTCGTTGTGGATTATTTAAAGGATAAGTCCGTCATTGTTGAACCAGCAGCTTCCTATATGTATAAGTCTGTTAAAGCGAAGCCATTTAAGGATGGGAATGTCGTCATTGATGCACCCAATTACTCAGTCGGATTTGACTCTTTCTACAAATTAAAAGAGCCCGAACATGAAGCTCCTGTTGTTGTGGAAGCGTTGGTTAGAAGAGAAAAGCCTACATTTCAAGTAGAAAATTTCGAAAGGCCTGTAGTTATCGAAGCATTAGTCCGACGAAATCCTACAtatgaaaataagagaataaaggAAGATGAAGTACTGCCCAGAAACTTGCCTCAACCCATAAAAGAATCCATTTTAAGTACGgataatgagaattttaatatCCCTGTTATTGAAGCTTTGACTTTTGAAGAAGGTATTGATagcaataaaaattcgaaacaggaAAGCATTACTTTCGGTGAAACACACGGTTTTAATGATTCAGATATGGATAATATGGATGAAAATGGAGATGATGGAAGTGCAATAGGTTTCGACAAATCTCGTTTCGCTAGAAGTCTTCCTGTTAATTCAGACGTATTTTCTATTCTCACgaatgttaaagaaaaagaaaaatttaaatttaaaagctgtgTTACGCCAAAAAACGAAACTGGTAATTGTATGCCGATCCAGCAGTGTTCAGTTTCGAGCATTATAAGCAATATTGACGAATTGCTCAGGAATGTATGTCTTGTCGATGAAGTTTTTATTGGCGTCTGCTGTCCTGAATTCCCAGTTGAAACAGTGCGAGTAGATTGGGAAGAGTTGAAACCAAATAAAGCGATACTAAACGAGAAAAAatcttctcaaattttaaaag agTGTGGAAGATTACCGTTGATGGTCACAAATCGAGATCCATGGCCTTGGATG GCTTCACTAATTGCAAAGTCTTCagacaaaatattttgtggagGAGCTCTTATCCAAGAACAGTATGTGCTTACTGCTGCCCATTGTACTATAAG GATACCTCGGAACCAAATATTGGTGCGTCTGGGACGACCCGCCTCGGAGAATCGTTCCGAACCCGATTTtgaagtaattgaaataaaaaggcaCGCTGGCTACAACCCCAGAACGATGCAAAATGATATAGCCCTTCTAAAGTTGTCTCGTCCTGTGCAACTCGGAGATTTCAGACGTGTAGTTTGTCTATCCGAAGAGAATGAGAGCAAAGAAGGTTTAGTCAATGAATCAGCAAGCCTGTTGCGCTGGAAAGAAACACCAG GTGAAATCAAAGATGTGGAACCATTATTGGTGATTTCTCCTCGGGAATGTCAGAGCCGAATGCGAACTGCAATTTCGGATTCTATCCTTTGTACAGAACCTAGAACAGATGAAACCATGTGCAAT GCCGATTCTGGCGCACCTCTCATCATAGCCAAGGATGACAAATTCGAAGTGATTGGTATACTAACGTGGAATAGAAATGACTGTGATGAACGCTTTCCAACAGTTTTTACAAGAATATCAAGTTATCGTCGATGGATTGAAAAACTTGCATCCTGA